In Camelus ferus isolate YT-003-E chromosome 10, BCGSAC_Cfer_1.0, whole genome shotgun sequence, the following proteins share a genomic window:
- the LOC102518577 gene encoding olfactory receptor 10V1, with translation MEDANQTGPIHFHFRPFSQLPEVQVLIFVTFLIMYVVSVSGNTSISLIIGTSRSLHTPMYFFLASLAALEICYSCTIAPLTLASVLSPEKTLISLPGCAAQMFFFIFLGSADCMLLAAMAYDRFVAICHPLRYALLMSWRLCAQLALGSLVLGFISAVQLTILIFRLPFCSSKEVGMFYCDILPVMRLACADTRVHEATLFVVGVTVLTIPFLLIALSYVFIVAAIVKMRSAEGRHKAFSTCSSHLTMVLLQYGGGSLIYLCPSSSYSPERGQVVSVVYTFITPMLNPLIYSMRNRELKDAVKRAMRRFLSS, from the coding sequence ATGGAGGATGCCAACCAGACTGGGCCGATTCACTTCCACTTCCGCCCCTTCTCCCAACTCCCCGAGGTGCAGGTGCTGATTTTCGTGACCTTCCTGATCATGTACGTGGTCAGCGTCAGCGGCAACACCTCCATTTCTCTCATCATCGGGACCAGCCGCTCTCTCCACActcccatgtacttcttcctggcCAGCCTGGCGGCTCTGGAGATCTGTTACTCCTGCACCATCGCCCCTCTGACTCTGGCCAGCGTCCTGTCCCCAGAGAAAACCCTCATCTCCCTGCCTGGCTGTGCTGCCCAGATGTTCTTCTTCATATTCCTGGGCAGTGCCGACTGCATGCTGCTGGCCGCCATGGCCTATGACAGGTTTGTGGCCATCTGCCACCCTCTACGCTACGCCCTCCTGATGAGCTGGAGGCTGTGTGCCCAGCTGGCCCTGGGCTCGCTGGTGCTGGGGTTCATCTCAGCCGTGCAGCTGACCATACTCATCTTCCGACTCCCCTTCTGCAGCAGCAAAGAAGTCGGCATGTTCTATTGTGACATCCTTCCTGTTATGAGATTGGCTTGTGCAGATACCCGGGTCCATGAGGCCACTCTCTTTGTGGTGGGTGTCACTGTCCTCACCATCCCCTTCCTGCTTATCGCTCTCTCCTATGTCTTCATCGTGGCTGCCATCGTGAAGATGCGCTCTGCCGAGGGGAGGCAcaaggccttctccacctgctcctcccacctgaCGATGGTTCTGCTCCAGTATGGCGGTGGAAGCCTCATCTACCTGTGCCCCAGCTCCAGCTACTCTCCAGAGAGGGGCCAGGTGGTGTCTGTGGTCTACACATTCATCACCCCGATGCTGAACCCCTTGATCTACAGCATGAGGAACAGAGAGCTTAAGGATGCTGTGAAGAGAGCGATGAGGAGGTTCCTGTCGTCCTAA